One Gimesia sp. genomic window carries:
- a CDS encoding metallopeptidase, producing the protein MRHCQTFSRTVAGWLTLIVVTVGWNLVCPPLLADSPAPSFDPVEREVEGWQVDVDPALFSEAHAQVGTQALAALGNHLQRVKFIVPAERVKQLQEVRIWLELKHPQLDRMQYHPNRAWLVANGHDPRLAKHVHIPVAAQLFARNMWAQHPYVVLHELAHAYHDQVLSFDQPEVIAVYDAAKENGLYEKVLSHTGQTVRHYGMNDHKEYFAESTEAYFGVNDFYPFVRAELKTHDPRMFALLEKIWGPVP; encoded by the coding sequence ATGCGGCATTGTCAAACTTTCTCGCGGACGGTTGCTGGCTGGCTGACATTGATTGTGGTGACTGTCGGTTGGAACCTGGTATGTCCGCCGTTACTGGCGGACTCCCCTGCTCCGTCGTTTGATCCGGTGGAACGGGAAGTGGAAGGCTGGCAGGTGGACGTCGATCCCGCGTTGTTTTCCGAGGCGCATGCGCAGGTGGGAACGCAGGCACTCGCGGCGCTGGGGAACCATCTGCAGCGGGTGAAGTTCATCGTGCCTGCGGAACGGGTCAAGCAGTTACAGGAGGTGCGGATCTGGCTGGAGCTGAAGCATCCGCAACTGGATCGCATGCAGTACCATCCCAACCGGGCCTGGCTCGTGGCGAACGGACATGATCCGCGGTTGGCGAAGCACGTGCATATTCCGGTGGCTGCGCAGTTGTTCGCCCGGAACATGTGGGCCCAGCATCCGTATGTGGTCCTGCATGAGCTGGCGCACGCCTACCACGATCAGGTCTTGAGCTTCGATCAGCCCGAGGTGATTGCCGTTTACGATGCTGCGAAGGAAAACGGTCTGTATGAAAAAGTGCTTTCACACACCGGTCAGACGGTGCGGCACTATGGGATGAACGATCACAAGGAGTATTTCGCCGAGTCGACCGAGGCGTATTTCGGCGTGAACGATTTTTATCCGTTCGTCCGCGCAGAACTGAAGACGCACGACCCGCGGATGTTTGCGCTGCTGGAAAAGATCTGGGGCCCGGTACCGTGA
- a CDS encoding alpha/beta fold hydrolase — protein sequence MNLETQTESTPKPPRSWRQSLPGGLLDKPQNGKQMLVYYVSRVLAFYVIAMLVLMLAQRRLIYQPTRVPELSTDQTAAPYGIIHEITTTTDDGLDLKGWHYLAGQVACTDQGECDAELAKGRPVVILLHGNGGNRLHRVETCRLLASLNLHVFAFDYRGYAENPGSPSQTGLLNDARAFWKYAVRERKVDPGRIILMGESLGGGVATLLASELCEQHTPPAGLILRSTFSSMVDAASHHYPWVPVSWLLWDQYPSQAVIPNIVCPLLIIHGTEDEIVPYKLGKKLFDAAPASSETGIPKQLVTIERGSHNGLMYEARLKLRDAYDDFTRELFPAVTNH from the coding sequence ATGAATCTTGAAACCCAGACCGAATCGACCCCGAAACCTCCGCGCTCCTGGCGGCAGTCGCTGCCCGGCGGCCTGCTGGATAAACCGCAAAACGGAAAACAGATGCTCGTTTATTATGTCTCACGGGTGCTCGCGTTTTATGTCATCGCGATGCTGGTGCTCATGCTCGCACAACGGCGGCTCATTTATCAGCCGACCCGCGTCCCTGAACTTTCGACAGATCAGACCGCTGCCCCGTACGGCATCATCCACGAAATCACCACCACGACCGACGACGGCCTGGACCTCAAAGGCTGGCACTATCTCGCGGGACAGGTCGCCTGTACCGATCAGGGGGAGTGCGATGCGGAACTGGCCAAAGGCCGCCCCGTGGTGATCCTGCTCCACGGCAACGGAGGCAACCGCCTGCATCGCGTGGAAACCTGCCGTCTGCTGGCCAGCCTGAACCTGCACGTCTTCGCCTTTGACTATCGGGGCTACGCCGAAAACCCGGGCAGTCCCTCGCAAACCGGTCTGCTCAACGATGCCCGCGCCTTCTGGAAATACGCGGTCCGCGAACGCAAGGTTGACCCGGGCCGCATCATCCTCATGGGAGAATCGCTGGGAGGCGGCGTCGCCACCTTACTCGCCAGCGAACTCTGCGAGCAGCATACGCCGCCGGCCGGACTGATTCTCCGTTCCACCTTCAGCTCAATGGTTGATGCGGCTTCGCACCACTATCCCTGGGTGCCTGTCTCCTGGCTGCTCTGGGATCAGTACCCCAGCCAGGCGGTCATCCCCAACATCGTCTGCCCGCTGCTGATCATTCACGGCACCGAAGACGAAATCGTCCCCTACAAGCTCGGTAAAAAACTGTTCGACGCCGCACCGGCTTCCTCGGAGACCGGGATTCCCAAGCAGCTGGTCACCATCGAGCGGGGCAGCCATAACGGACTGATGTATGAAGCACGCCTCAAACTCCGTGACGCCTACGACGACTTCACCCGCGAACTGTTTCCGGCAGTAACCAATCACTGA
- a CDS encoding EDR1-related protein: MSSISTPHIRLPLTGLLFLVSFCLQALPVRAEVTLISSGKASIWKYYDAATPPRADWMLSTFDDQPWSSGPAPLGFGEPGINTPTGAGTDPQNRQITAYFRHTFTVPADSGLRQLVLLIRSDDGVVVYLNGTEIARNNLPAGQVTPQTTAVNALGGVLERLYQRFTIPADNLKAGTNLLAVELHQANPRSTDLYLDLILRGYQSAAELRPILKTEQQQAARDYHTQHYIAPQLKILDGYIDGGRGMQVDPRGQTRSRRELIIVDRQRDPALQKHLEYARSQEVMSLPPEKRALKLAQYIDQSMSLDQQNRATMAAVVLLTDEYANQGVLIGEVTQLCGAGVCRHRALLFKILADEAGLDVALVRGNYGDATRHAGHAWNVLHLKDGRRLIVDVMHRRVEPLTPTGSPITARYLTIDNKPWYSTTEPETETPTPESK; encoded by the coding sequence ATGAGCAGCATCTCCACACCACACATCCGCCTTCCCTTAACCGGCCTGCTGTTCCTGGTCAGCTTCTGCCTGCAGGCGCTGCCCGTGCGTGCGGAAGTCACGCTGATCTCATCAGGCAAGGCCAGCATCTGGAAATATTACGACGCCGCCACTCCACCCCGGGCCGACTGGATGTTGTCGACCTTCGATGACCAGCCCTGGTCGTCCGGCCCCGCACCGCTCGGCTTTGGTGAACCGGGAATCAACACACCGACAGGCGCTGGCACCGATCCACAGAATCGACAGATCACCGCCTACTTCCGGCACACCTTTACGGTTCCCGCCGACTCCGGCCTCCGCCAGCTGGTCCTGTTGATCCGCAGCGATGACGGCGTCGTCGTCTACCTCAATGGCACCGAGATCGCCCGCAACAATCTGCCCGCCGGACAGGTCACTCCACAGACCACCGCCGTCAATGCCCTGGGAGGCGTGCTGGAGCGACTTTATCAACGTTTCACAATCCCGGCAGACAACCTCAAGGCCGGCACCAATCTGCTCGCAGTGGAACTGCATCAGGCGAATCCCCGCAGCACCGATCTGTATCTGGACCTGATACTCCGCGGCTATCAGAGTGCCGCCGAGCTGCGGCCCATCCTCAAAACCGAACAGCAACAGGCGGCCCGCGATTACCACACGCAACATTACATCGCTCCCCAGCTCAAGATCCTGGACGGCTACATTGACGGCGGTCGAGGCATGCAGGTCGATCCCCGGGGACAGACCCGCTCCCGTCGGGAACTGATCATCGTCGACCGTCAGCGGGATCCCGCTCTGCAGAAACATCTGGAATACGCCCGCTCCCAGGAAGTCATGTCGCTGCCGCCGGAGAAACGGGCACTGAAGCTCGCCCAGTATATCGACCAGAGCATGTCACTGGATCAGCAGAACCGCGCCACCATGGCAGCGGTCGTCCTGCTGACAGACGAGTACGCCAACCAGGGCGTCCTGATCGGCGAAGTGACCCAACTCTGCGGTGCCGGCGTCTGTCGACATCGGGCGCTACTTTTTAAAATCCTCGCCGATGAAGCGGGCCTCGATGTCGCCCTCGTTCGCGGCAACTACGGTGACGCCACCCGCCACGCCGGACATGCCTGGAACGTACTGCACCTCAAAGACGGCCGACGTCTGATTGTCGATGTGATGCACCGCCGCGTCGAACCACTGACCCCCACAGGCTCCCCGATCACCGCCCGCTACCTGACCATCGACAACAAACCCTGGTACAGCACCACAGAACCAGAGACAGAGACTCCCACCCCCGAATCAAAATAA
- a CDS encoding pyridoxamine 5'-phosphate oxidase family protein — translation MGQRFNELSEKLIDFINDQRLFFVGTATADSRINVSPKGMDSFRVLGPNRVIWLNMTGSGNETSAHIQQDGRMTVMFCAFTGKPLILRLYGQARVVHPYDSDWTELAAHFPPNPGARQVFDMQVDLVQTSCGMGVPFYDYVEEREQLTSWATKQGTAGIQQYWHDKNQQSLDGIPTHILKDQ, via the coding sequence ATGGGACAACGTTTTAACGAACTCTCCGAAAAACTGATCGACTTCATCAACGACCAGCGGCTGTTCTTCGTCGGCACTGCCACCGCCGACAGCCGCATCAATGTCTCCCCCAAAGGGATGGACTCATTCCGCGTCCTGGGCCCCAACCGCGTGATCTGGCTCAACATGACCGGCAGCGGCAATGAAACCTCGGCTCACATCCAGCAGGACGGCCGCATGACCGTCATGTTCTGTGCCTTCACCGGCAAACCACTGATCCTCAGGCTTTACGGACAGGCCCGCGTGGTGCATCCCTACGACAGCGACTGGACGGAACTCGCCGCTCACTTCCCCCCGAACCCCGGCGCCCGCCAGGTCTTCGATATGCAGGTCGACCTGGTTCAGACCTCCTGCGGCATGGGTGTTCCCTTCTACGATTATGTCGAGGAACGCGAACAGCTCACTTCCTGGGCCACCAAACAGGGCACCGCAGGCATCCAGCAATACTGGCACGACAAAAACCAGCAAAGCCTGGACGGCATTCCCACCCACATCCTGAAAGACCAGTAA
- a CDS encoding PPC domain-containing protein, with protein sequence MSCHAPILSVVLSCSLVFSLGTSVIAAPPSVNYLTPAGGQVGQKVEVSVDKTLGTQPVSVWTSQPGLKIEIPEKPAKGKEKQFTVEITAEAKPGLYWLRFHNAEGASEIRPFLVGTLPEVTGAEPNEDLEHAQKIEQTAVTVNGVLAKAGDVDIYQVKLKQGQTLIASQVANEQLGSPMDGVLQLLNHRGTVLKQMDDTLWFDPRIVFTAPEEGTYYIRTFAFPADPNSTIRFAGAASYIYRLTLTTGPFVDHSLPLAWHPSTAQPVTLDGWNLSDKLKTLMPAVSDLSQDALLSAPELGNNLTIPLSTTPVVLETKETQSEAGQQLTVPATVTGKVAAAQEIDVYRFTAKKGEKLTFKVDSHKLGYPLDPFVKLFDAKGKLLKEIDDPRRNYFDAALDYTIPADGEYRLQVTDRFEHGGFRYVYLLSILPTEADFSLQAANEQYTLTAGDKPLEIDVTIDRQSPRFSDDIEVSIAGLPEGVTCEPVVSKVKDKGGKSVKLKLEAKKDVTFQGPLVIQGTSVKDKSQQHTATAVIKGISPKRNTARPKPDLELPYLWLTIKKK encoded by the coding sequence ATGTCCTGCCACGCCCCGATTCTGTCCGTCGTTCTCTCTTGTTCGTTGGTATTCAGTCTGGGGACGAGCGTCATTGCGGCTCCACCCAGCGTGAACTACCTGACTCCCGCGGGAGGCCAGGTCGGACAGAAGGTTGAAGTCAGTGTCGACAAGACCCTGGGGACACAGCCGGTTTCAGTCTGGACGTCGCAGCCGGGTCTCAAAATCGAGATCCCCGAGAAGCCGGCCAAGGGAAAAGAGAAACAGTTCACGGTCGAAATCACTGCTGAAGCGAAACCGGGTTTGTACTGGCTCCGCTTTCACAATGCCGAAGGGGCTTCTGAGATTCGACCGTTCCTGGTGGGAACGCTGCCCGAAGTGACAGGCGCGGAACCGAATGAAGATCTGGAGCACGCGCAGAAAATTGAACAAACAGCGGTAACGGTTAACGGCGTCCTGGCTAAGGCGGGTGATGTCGACATCTACCAGGTCAAGCTGAAGCAGGGGCAGACGCTGATCGCCTCACAGGTCGCCAACGAACAACTGGGTTCTCCCATGGATGGCGTCTTGCAGCTGCTGAATCATCGGGGAACGGTGCTGAAGCAGATGGACGATACCCTGTGGTTCGATCCGCGGATTGTCTTTACCGCTCCCGAAGAGGGCACGTATTATATCCGCACGTTCGCGTTTCCCGCTGATCCTAACAGTACGATCCGCTTTGCAGGCGCCGCCTCTTACATTTATAGACTGACGCTGACCACGGGTCCGTTCGTCGATCACAGTCTGCCCCTGGCCTGGCATCCCTCAACGGCACAGCCGGTTACGTTGGATGGCTGGAATCTGTCTGACAAGCTCAAGACATTGATGCCTGCGGTTTCCGATTTGAGCCAGGATGCGCTGCTGAGCGCTCCGGAACTGGGAAACAACCTGACGATTCCCCTCAGCACGACACCCGTGGTGCTGGAGACGAAAGAGACGCAGTCTGAGGCAGGTCAGCAACTGACGGTACCTGCCACGGTGACGGGGAAAGTGGCCGCTGCACAGGAGATTGACGTTTATCGTTTCACTGCGAAAAAGGGCGAGAAGCTCACCTTCAAAGTCGATTCTCACAAACTGGGCTACCCGCTTGATCCGTTTGTGAAACTCTTCGATGCGAAGGGCAAATTGCTCAAAGAAATTGACGATCCTCGCCGGAATTACTTCGATGCTGCACTGGACTATACGATTCCTGCGGACGGCGAATACCGGCTGCAGGTAACCGACCGTTTCGAGCATGGCGGCTTCCGCTATGTGTACCTGCTTTCGATTCTGCCAACGGAAGCGGACTTCTCCCTGCAGGCTGCCAACGAACAGTACACGCTGACCGCAGGCGACAAACCGCTGGAGATCGACGTGACCATCGATCGCCAGAGCCCCCGCTTCAGCGATGACATCGAAGTCAGCATCGCAGGGCTGCCCGAAGGAGTGACCTGCGAACCAGTCGTGTCTAAAGTGAAGGACAAGGGAGGCAAGTCGGTCAAGCTGAAGCTGGAAGCGAAGAAAGACGTCACGTTTCAGGGGCCGCTGGTGATTCAGGGGACGAGCGTCAAAGACAAATCGCAGCAGCACACTGCGACCGCGGTCATCAAAGGGATCAGCCCCAAACGCAACACGGCCCGCCCGAAGCCCGATCTCGAACTGCCTTATCTGTGGCTGACGATTAAGAAGAAGTAA